The following coding sequences are from one Arthrobacter sp. 24S4-2 window:
- a CDS encoding MoxR family ATPase yields MTQTSISSAAALAEMLASTGYLADEGLATIGYLALSMERPLLLEGEPGTGKTSLAEALAEALGLPLIRMQCYEGIDAAQALYDWDFTAQILHLRSVEAGGGAELSVAELEHSLYDKRFLLARPILKALQQSPAVLLIDEIDRADDEFEAFLLEVLSTYQVSIPEFGTVKADTAPIVVLTSNRTRDLHDALKRRCLYHWIDHPGLAREVEIVRTRLPEVPPLLAEQVVRVVQQIRASDDILKPPGVAETLDWARALHQLGRAELDLASAVASIGALCKYREDTERVSAALARMLG; encoded by the coding sequence ATGACGCAGACGTCGATCAGCTCCGCCGCAGCACTGGCCGAAATGCTGGCCTCCACCGGCTACCTCGCCGATGAAGGCCTGGCCACGATCGGCTACCTCGCCCTGAGCATGGAACGCCCGCTGCTGCTCGAGGGGGAACCAGGTACGGGCAAGACCTCCCTGGCCGAGGCCCTCGCGGAGGCCCTTGGGCTGCCACTGATCCGGATGCAGTGCTATGAGGGAATCGATGCCGCGCAAGCGCTGTACGACTGGGACTTCACCGCCCAAATTCTGCATCTGCGCAGCGTCGAGGCAGGCGGCGGCGCAGAGTTGAGCGTGGCCGAGCTGGAGCACTCGCTCTACGACAAACGATTCCTGCTTGCGCGGCCGATCCTGAAGGCGCTGCAGCAAAGCCCGGCGGTGCTGCTGATCGACGAAATCGACCGTGCCGACGACGAGTTCGAGGCATTCCTCTTGGAAGTGCTCTCCACCTACCAGGTCTCGATCCCCGAGTTCGGCACGGTCAAGGCAGACACCGCGCCCATTGTGGTGCTCACCTCCAACCGGACCCGCGACCTCCATGATGCGCTCAAACGGCGCTGCCTTTACCACTGGATTGACCACCCGGGGTTGGCCCGCGAGGTGGAGATCGTGCGTACGCGGTTGCCGGAGGTCCCCCCGCTGCTGGCCGAACAGGTGGTACGCGTGGTCCAGCAGATCCGGGCTTCCGACGACATACTCAAGCCTCCCGGCGTGGCCGAAACTCTGGATTGGGCCCGGGCTCTGCACCAGCTTGGCCGGGCCGAGCTGGACCTGGCCTCGGCCGTGGCGAGCATCGGCGCGCTTTGCAAGTACCGTGAAGACACCGAGCGCGTATCGGCGGCACTGGCCCGGATGCTCGGCTGA
- a CDS encoding VWA domain-containing protein, translating to MAAVEHSAEEILLAFAAAVRSAGVKVTADRARNFVDAVGRLGLGRRATVFWAGRATLCASPDDLPTYQRTFEAWFAVEHSSATRVSPSATSVSAASLDDDGGLEGGRNQQMALASRRERLRHRDVATLNDTERALLHRMFEELPVRLPTRQTRRKRADRHSDVDRVRTLRDQLRRGGEPGPLRRARAPRKSRRVVWLIDVSGSMAPYADSLLRLAHRVVEAAPLQVEVFTLGTRLTRVTGALRVPDAEKALALAGRAVPDWSGGTRLGEVLRAFNDRWGQRVVARGAVVVIASDGWERGDPALLGRQVERLHHLARRIVWSNPHRGKVGYEPIQQGIKAVLPHVDYFIGGHSMQSFKELLDVLANA from the coding sequence ATGGCGGCCGTGGAGCACAGCGCCGAGGAGATCTTGCTGGCGTTTGCCGCTGCGGTGCGGTCGGCCGGGGTGAAAGTGACGGCGGACCGGGCGCGGAACTTCGTTGACGCCGTCGGCCGGCTCGGCCTGGGCCGCCGCGCCACCGTTTTCTGGGCCGGCCGGGCAACCCTGTGCGCCTCACCGGACGATTTGCCAACCTATCAGCGGACCTTCGAGGCCTGGTTCGCGGTGGAGCATTCCTCCGCCACGCGCGTCTCGCCATCTGCAACGTCCGTCAGTGCGGCCTCTTTGGACGATGACGGCGGCCTGGAGGGCGGCCGGAACCAACAGATGGCGCTCGCCAGCAGGCGGGAGCGGCTGCGGCACCGTGACGTGGCTACGCTCAATGACACCGAGCGGGCGCTGCTGCACCGGATGTTCGAGGAGCTGCCGGTGCGGTTGCCCACCCGGCAGACCCGGCGCAAACGTGCCGATCGGCACAGCGACGTGGACCGGGTGCGGACCCTGCGCGACCAGCTGCGACGTGGCGGGGAGCCGGGTCCGCTGCGCCGGGCCCGGGCGCCGCGCAAATCACGCCGGGTTGTCTGGCTGATCGACGTTTCGGGCTCGATGGCACCCTATGCGGACAGCCTCCTGCGGCTGGCCCACCGGGTGGTCGAGGCCGCTCCGCTTCAGGTGGAAGTCTTCACCCTAGGCACGCGGTTGACCCGGGTGACCGGTGCCCTCCGTGTTCCGGACGCCGAAAAGGCCCTCGCCCTCGCCGGCCGCGCCGTCCCCGACTGGTCGGGCGGAACCCGCTTGGGGGAAGTGCTGCGGGCCTTCAACGACCGCTGGGGCCAGCGCGTGGTGGCACGCGGCGCCGTCGTCGTCATTGCCAGCGACGGTTGGGAGCGCGGCGATCCCGCTTTGCTGGGACGCCAGGTCGAGCGGCTGCATCACTTGGCGAGGCGCATTGTTTGGTCCAACCCGCATCGGGGCAAGGTGGGGTACGAGCCCATACAGCAGGGAATCAAGGCAGTGCTGCCGCACGTTGACTATTTTATAGGGGGGCATTCAATGCAAAGTTTCAAGGAGTTGTTGGACGTGCTTGCCAATGCGTGA